The following are encoded in a window of Penaeus monodon isolate SGIC_2016 chromosome 9, NSTDA_Pmon_1, whole genome shotgun sequence genomic DNA:
- the LOC119577259 gene encoding uncharacterized protein LOC119577259: protein MLQTSIPLVLIGLISLSACLPVTDKDKQRNALYPLVRGSERMIPLSKMRPYMGKNDDNIKCTGEGFFAHPKNCSQFYRCVDVANTGIHSTVFFECARGTVFSKDLQTCLPGVCLGQPPPQGPPLKDPMLMMPLLNPSQNATSGSTPDDTLPPSPLLLLLLQRHPRRPVP from the exons ATGCTCCAG ACTTCCATACCCCTGGTGCTGATAGGCCTTATCagcttgtctgcctgcctgcctgttacCGACAAGGATAAACAACGCAATGCCCTCTACCCGC TGGTTCGCGGCTCTGAACGCATGATCCCGCTCTCCAAGATGCGTCCCTACATGGGAAAAAACGATGACAATATAAAATGCACAGGCGAGGGCTTCTTCGCACACCCGAAGAACTGTTCACAATTCTACCG gTGCGTCGACGTCGCGAACACGGGCATCCACAGCACCGTCTTCTTCGAGTGCGCCAGGGGAACCGTCTTCTCCAAGGACCTCCAAACGTGCCTGCCCGGAGTCTGCCTCGGCCAACCGCCACCGCAAGGGCCGCCCTTAAAGGATCCCATGTTAATGATGCCGTTACTGAACCCCAGCCAGAACGCCACGTCGGGTTCAACGCCTGACGACACGCTAccgccttc